A genomic window from Peromyscus maniculatus bairdii isolate BWxNUB_F1_BW_parent chromosome 1, HU_Pman_BW_mat_3.1, whole genome shotgun sequence includes:
- the LOC102925339 gene encoding olfactory receptor 10W1-like gives MTWENHSALEFVFLAYPNCPELRMLCFLGVSLAYALIISGNILIVVSIHTEARLHTPMYYFLGSLSGIELCYTAVVVPHILVNTLHSEKTITLLSCATQMVFFIGLGSADCFLLASMAYDRYVAICLPLQYPLIMTVTLCVRLVVASVVIGLFLSLQLVVFIFCLPFCQNRGIEHFFCDVPPVMRLVCATSHIHELSVLVAATLAIAVPFLFIATTYALIVAAVLKLHSAAGRRRAFNTCSSHLTVVLLQYGCCAFMYLRPNSNYHPKQDQFISLVYTLGTPFLNPLIYTLRNSEMKGAIGKILTRNCLSQKLIG, from the coding sequence ATGACCTGGGAGAACCACTCAGCATTGGAGTTTGTGTTCCTAGCCTATCCCAACTGCCCAGAACTACGTATGCTGTGCTTCCTTGGAGTCAGCCTGGCTTATGCATTGATCATCTCTGGGAATATCCTCATTGTGGTTTCCATCCATACAGAAGCCCGCCTACATACACCCATGTACTATTTCCTGGGCAGCCTCTCAGGGATAGAACTATGCTACACTGCAGTGGTGGTACCACATATCCTAGTGAACACCCTACATTCAGAGAAAACCATCACTCTGCTGAGCTGTGCCACTCAAATGGTCTTCTTCATTGGACTTGGTAGTGCTGATTGCTTCCTTCTAGCTTCAATGGCCTATGACAGGTATGTTGCCATCTGTCTCCCCTTACAGTACCCTCTCATCATGACTGTAACTCTTTGTGTCCGCTTGGTTGTGGCTTCTGTGGTCATTGGTTTGTTCCTGTCCTTACAGCTTGTGGTCTTCATCTTCTGTCTTCCATTTTGTCAGAACAGGGGAATAGAGCACTTCTTTTGTGATGTGCCACCAGTGATGCGTCTTGTGTGTGCCACAAGTCATATCCATGAGCTCTCTGTACTAGTGGCAGCCACACTAGCCATTGCTGTACCTTTCCTTTTCATTGCTACCACCTACGCCTTGATAGTGGCTGCTGTGCTCAAACTCCACTCAGCAGCTGGCCGCCGCAGGGCCTTTAACACCTGTTCTTCTCACCTCACTGTGGTGCTGCTGCAGTATGGTTGCTGTGCCTTCATGTACCTGCGCCCTAACTCCAACTACCACCCCAAGCAAGATCAATTCATCTCTCTAGTGTACACACTGGGAACCCCATTCCTCAACCCCCTCATCTACACTCTGAGGAACAGTGAGATGAAAGGGGCCATAGGGAAAATTCTTACCAGGAATTGTCTCTCCCAAAAACTGATAGGATAG